The following are from one region of the Candidatus Methylomirabilota bacterium genome:
- a CDS encoding cobalamin-independent methionine synthase II family protein, protein MERSTERFLTTHTGSLPRPDDLIRLMFAKEEGVPVEPAALAARIRSAVAEVVRRQAEAGVDVVGDGEQSKPSYATYVKDRLDGFGGASHPLQYQDLVDFPGMAKRVFGDPGRARRKTPACTGPIGVRDTRAAQADAENLRTALGGVKAREGFMTAASPGVISLFFRDDHYGSHEAYLAAIADAMKHEYETVAKAGFVLQIDCPDLAMGRHIQFAGLSLAEFRRMARLHVEALNHAVAAIAPDRLRLHLCWGNYEGPHHYDVPLADILDVVFTARPSAISFEAANPRHAHEWRVFERVKLPDGRIIIPGVLDSTTNFIEHPELVAERIARYARLVGRENVIAGTDCGFGTWVGQAAVDADIVWAKLKSMAEGARLASQEFW, encoded by the coding sequence ATGGAGCGCAGCACCGAGCGGTTCCTCACGACCCACACCGGCAGCCTGCCGAGGCCCGACGACCTGATCCGCCTGATGTTCGCCAAGGAGGAGGGCGTGCCGGTCGAGCCGGCGGCGCTCGCCGCGCGCATCCGGTCCGCGGTGGCGGAGGTGGTCCGTCGGCAGGCGGAGGCCGGCGTGGACGTCGTCGGCGACGGCGAGCAGAGCAAGCCGAGCTACGCGACGTACGTCAAGGACCGTCTCGACGGCTTCGGCGGCGCCAGCCATCCGCTCCAGTACCAGGACCTCGTCGACTTCCCCGGGATGGCGAAGCGTGTGTTCGGCGATCCCGGGCGCGCGCGCCGCAAGACGCCCGCCTGCACGGGCCCGATCGGCGTGCGCGACACCCGCGCGGCGCAGGCCGACGCGGAGAACCTCCGGACGGCGCTCGGCGGCGTGAAGGCTCGGGAGGGCTTCATGACGGCCGCGTCCCCCGGGGTCATCTCCCTCTTCTTCCGCGACGACCACTACGGGAGCCACGAGGCGTACCTGGCGGCGATCGCCGACGCGATGAAGCACGAGTACGAGACCGTCGCGAAGGCCGGGTTCGTCCTCCAGATCGACTGCCCGGACCTCGCGATGGGGCGCCACATCCAGTTCGCCGGCCTGAGCCTCGCCGAGTTCCGCCGGATGGCCCGCCTGCACGTCGAGGCGCTCAACCACGCCGTCGCCGCCATCGCGCCCGACCGCCTCCGCCTGCACCTCTGCTGGGGCAACTACGAGGGACCGCACCACTACGACGTGCCGCTGGCGGACATCCTCGACGTCGTCTTCACCGCGCGGCCGAGCGCCATCTCGTTCGAGGCCGCGAACCCGCGGCACGCGCACGAGTGGCGGGTGTTCGAGCGCGTCAAGCTGCCCGACGGCCGGATCATCATCCCCGGCGTCCTCGACTCGACGACCAACTTCATCGAGCATCCCGAGCTCGTCGCCGAGCGCATCGCGCGCTACGCGCGCCTCGTCGGCCGCGAGAACGTCATCGCGGGAACGGACTGCGGATTCGGCACCTGGGTCGGTCAGGCGGCCGTGGATGCCGACATCGTGTGGGCCAAGCTCAAGAGCATGGCCGAGGGCGCGCGCCTCGCGTCCCAGGAGTTCTGGTAG
- a CDS encoding extradiol ring-cleavage dioxygenase, with the protein MGEILGLGLTHYPPLIGLDENMAGILRTVLGDPGLPERYRDPAGWPAPMRREYGDDGGTTAAAAHRASLVRHFRHARKTLDEFRPDMVIIWGDDQHENFTDDIIPPFCVLAYDQVEARHRQRDIAAPNVWGEGPDTVFRIKGHREAGKYLTRRLLEQGVDMAYAYKPLHHTGLAHAFLNTILYLDYDRVGFPYPVVAFQVNCYGRRVIAQRGYRGSLANPLPDDALDPPSPTPKRCMEVGAAAARAMRESPWRAALIASSSWSHAFLTDKHHQLYPDIEADRRLYEALRVGDYETWRATPLAAVEASGQQEMLNWFMLAGAMEELGRKPDECEFIETWSFNSNKCFAVFKP; encoded by the coding sequence GTGGGCGAGATCCTCGGCCTCGGCCTGACGCACTACCCCCCGCTCATCGGTCTGGACGAGAACATGGCCGGCATCCTCCGCACGGTCCTCGGCGACCCGGGGCTACCGGAGCGCTACCGCGACCCCGCGGGCTGGCCCGCGCCGATGCGCCGCGAATACGGGGACGACGGCGGCACGACGGCCGCTGCCGCGCACCGCGCGAGCCTCGTCCGCCACTTCCGTCACGCCCGGAAGACCCTCGACGAGTTCCGCCCGGACATGGTGATCATCTGGGGCGACGACCAGCACGAGAACTTCACGGACGACATCATCCCGCCCTTCTGCGTCCTCGCCTACGACCAGGTCGAGGCCCGGCACCGTCAGCGGGACATCGCCGCGCCCAACGTCTGGGGTGAGGGACCGGACACGGTCTTCCGGATCAAGGGCCACCGCGAAGCCGGCAAGTACCTGACGCGTCGGCTGCTGGAGCAGGGCGTGGACATGGCGTACGCCTACAAGCCCCTTCACCACACGGGGCTGGCTCACGCGTTCCTGAACACGATCCTGTACCTGGACTACGACCGGGTCGGCTTTCCCTATCCCGTCGTCGCCTTCCAGGTGAACTGCTATGGCCGCCGCGTGATCGCCCAGCGCGGCTACCGCGGCAGCCTGGCCAACCCGCTGCCGGACGACGCGCTCGACCCGCCGTCGCCCACGCCGAAGCGGTGCATGGAAGTCGGCGCGGCCGCCGCACGCGCGATGCGCGAGAGTCCCTGGCGCGCGGCCCTGATCGCCTCGTCGAGCTGGTCGCACGCCTTCCTGACGGACAAGCACCACCAGCTCTACCCCGACATCGAGGCGGACCGGCGGCTCTACGAGGCGCTGCGGGTCGGCGACTACGAGACCTGGCGCGCCACGCCGCTCGCCGCCGTCGAGGCGTCGGGGCAGCAGGAAATGCTCAACTGGTTCATGCTCGCCGGCGCGATGGAGGAACTGGGCCGGAAGCCGGACGAGTGCGAGTTCATCGAGACCTGGTCGTTCAACTCCAACAAGTGCTTCGCCGTGTTCAAGCCGTGA
- a CDS encoding OmpA family protein: MRRIGLLLMAVALAGCGATTMTTTRAIDPQAAVDVSGTWDGTWSTVDAFRYGRSDGARAKLVQQGGRGGGRLTLQTTGLALSVPEPVRDLGLTGVRVEFEVSGHDVVMRGGHVFTADLKVEGDRMVGYLRDAEPAVRLVLTRVPPPVAAAAAPMPPPAAPAAPAPEPVAPEPPKAPEPVAPEPPKAPEPVAALPEPPKEPAPPEPVRPEPKEFAGVEQVKPIYFDFDKSAIRPDDAQILEAAVEWLKTNAEMVVLIEGHTDERGSAAYNVALGERRALAARDYLIANGIEADRISTVSLGNEQRACMETSEECWAKNRRVVFLVKPR; this comes from the coding sequence ATGCGACGAATCGGACTTCTGCTGATGGCCGTGGCCCTCGCCGGCTGCGGCGCGACGACGATGACCACGACGAGGGCGATCGACCCGCAGGCGGCCGTGGACGTCTCCGGCACGTGGGATGGAACGTGGAGCACGGTCGACGCCTTCCGCTACGGGCGCAGCGACGGTGCGCGCGCCAAGCTCGTCCAGCAGGGGGGGCGCGGCGGCGGGCGGCTCACGCTGCAGACCACCGGCCTCGCGCTCTCGGTGCCGGAGCCCGTGCGTGATCTCGGGCTCACCGGCGTGCGCGTGGAGTTCGAGGTCTCGGGCCACGACGTCGTCATGCGCGGCGGCCACGTCTTCACCGCCGATCTCAAGGTCGAGGGCGACCGCATGGTCGGCTACCTCCGCGACGCGGAGCCAGCGGTGAGGCTCGTGCTGACGCGGGTCCCGCCGCCGGTCGCCGCCGCCGCCGCGCCGATGCCGCCTCCTGCGGCTCCAGCGGCCCCCGCGCCCGAGCCGGTCGCTCCCGAGCCGCCGAAAGCACCGGAACCCGTCGCTCCAGAGCCGCCGAAGGCGCCCGAGCCCGTCGCCGCCCTGCCGGAGCCGCCCAAGGAACCGGCGCCGCCGGAGCCCGTCCGGCCCGAGCCGAAGGAGTTCGCGGGGGTCGAGCAGGTGAAGCCGATCTACTTCGACTTCGACAAGTCCGCCATCCGGCCGGACGACGCGCAGATCCTCGAGGCAGCCGTCGAGTGGCTCAAGACGAACGCGGAGATGGTCGTGCTGATCGAGGGCCACACGGACGAGCGCGGCAGCGCCGCGTACAACGTGGCGCTCGGCGAGCGCCGGGCGCTCGCGGCGCGCGACTATCTGATCGCCAACGGCATCGAGGCCGACCGCATCTCGACCGTGAGCCTCGGGAACGAGCAGCGGGCCTGCATGGAGACCTCCGAGGAGTGCTGGGCGAAGAACCGGCGGGTCGTGTTCCTCGTGAAGCCGCGCTGA